A genomic region of Paralichthys olivaceus isolate ysfri-2021 chromosome 18, ASM2471397v2, whole genome shotgun sequence contains the following coding sequences:
- the rnf208 gene encoding RING finger protein 208 has protein sequence MSCLRRQPVTIPMDTVKIIQSEKFPRECPVPVTQPRYAPPPRVAWDGGGEGEIIVNQACSDLTLDIAVSPRPMVSTPAPVTRREQSFLAQRKTSANEICYHQFQYKMEDVIVNQYVLRSSSTSSSTSSSSTCSGPVMPCEPLDCPTCGHTYNFAGKRPRILSCLHSVCEECLQILYESCPKYKFISCPTCRRETVLFTDYGLAALAINTSILSRLPSDPNGPVQWGGDADRSCYQTVRQYCQSACTCQIANPLSSCGIM, from the coding sequence ATGTCCTGCCTCAGGCGTCAGCCCGTCACCATCCCTATGGACACCGTCAAGATCATCCAGTCGGAGAAGTTCCCCAGAGAGTGCCCCGTGCCCGTCACGCAGCCACGCTATGCCCCGCCACCCAGAGTGGCGTGGGACGGCGGAGGCGAGGGCGAGATAATCGTCAACCAGGCCTGCAGCGACCTGACCCTGGACATAGCAGTGTCTCCCAGGCCGATGGTGTCCACCCCGGCCCCTGTGACGCGCAGGGAGCAGAGCTTCCTGGCGCAGCGCAAAACCAGTGCCAATGAAATCTGCTACCACCAGTTCCAGTACAAGATGGAGGACGTCATAGTCAACCAGTACGTGCTgcgctcctcctccacctcctcttccacttcctcctcttccacttgCTCGGGACCCGTCATGCCCTGCGAGCCCCTGGACTGCCCCACCTGCGGCCACACCTACAACTTCGCCGGCAAGCGTCCGCGTATCCTCTCCTGCCTGCACTCGGTGTGCGAGGAGTGCCTGCAGATCCTTTACGAGTCCTGTCCCAAGTACAAGTTCATCTCCTGCCCCACCTGCCGGCGCGAGACGGTGCTTTTCACTGACTATGGCCTGGCTGCTCTGGCCATCAACACCAGCATCCTGAGCCGCTTGCCCTCTGACCCCAACGGGCCTGTGCAGTGGGGCGGGGACGCCGACCGCAGCTGCTACCAGACTGTGCGCCAATACTGCCAGTCAGCCTGCACCTGCCAGATCGCCAACCCCTTGTCCTCCTGCGGCATCATGTAG